In a genomic window of Prosthecochloris marina:
- a CDS encoding BatD family protein encodes MKPLVYRGLILLLLLCVIRTGSSSATSRTDNEEKELFLTAHISNDKPFTGEAVELTYTLSFTGIAPKILDTAEPSQEGIWVEETALGKLIPSRPQRIGDTLYRNAVIKQMTLVPLQAGRFSITGYSILCIIPKSLSIDSPPEPDDSLALMAPEVTIDVNPLPEPIPSGFSGAVGILDVTASADRDTIHAGKTLQLTGTLTGTGNFKTFPALPWSLPEGFSVLETIAEPTSADSPERLTKTIVLKADKPGTFTFSPLSFTSFDPERKTYVTVESNKLTLAILPETAEKTAKAPDAAASTTQDKSPERNVPAVFYNLLFTLSFIVVVVLLYLLLKRRFIIGKSNPKPAHSPQELREQLSAILKQGYGFDVQGLTRKELTQAMEKQGVDDTFLAKLLVLLDELDRLEFAPGEPDAEELENLRQKCNTLSTTVRSRPSRSERTS; translated from the coding sequence GTGAAACCGCTGGTATACAGGGGGCTCATTCTGCTGCTGCTGCTTTGCGTCATCCGAACCGGCAGCAGTTCGGCAACCAGCCGCACAGACAATGAGGAAAAGGAGCTGTTCCTCACCGCACATATCAGCAACGACAAACCGTTCACCGGAGAAGCGGTAGAGCTTACCTATACGCTCAGCTTCACAGGAATCGCTCCGAAAATCCTGGACACCGCCGAACCCTCACAGGAAGGAATATGGGTTGAAGAAACTGCTTTGGGGAAACTGATCCCCAGCAGACCACAACGCATCGGGGATACACTCTACAGAAACGCCGTCATCAAACAGATGACGCTTGTTCCCCTTCAAGCCGGCAGATTCAGCATAACCGGCTACAGCATCTTGTGCATCATTCCGAAAAGCCTTTCCATCGACTCCCCTCCGGAACCGGATGACTCTCTCGCTCTTATGGCTCCTGAAGTAACCATAGATGTCAATCCCCTTCCTGAACCGATACCTTCGGGTTTCAGCGGTGCCGTGGGGATACTCGACGTCACCGCTTCAGCAGACAGGGACACCATCCACGCCGGCAAGACGCTGCAGTTAACGGGCACCCTGACCGGTACGGGGAATTTCAAGACTTTTCCGGCTCTTCCATGGTCATTGCCTGAAGGGTTTTCAGTGCTTGAAACGATAGCCGAACCGACGAGCGCCGACTCACCCGAACGCCTTACGAAAACGATTGTTCTGAAAGCCGATAAACCCGGCACATTCACGTTTTCCCCGCTCTCCTTCACGTCGTTCGATCCCGAAAGAAAAACCTATGTTACTGTAGAATCGAACAAGCTCACCCTGGCTATCTTGCCTGAAACCGCTGAAAAGACTGCGAAAGCCCCTGACGCTGCAGCATCGACCACTCAGGACAAAAGCCCTGAAAGAAACGTGCCAGCCGTTTTCTACAACCTGCTCTTCACCTTGTCATTCATAGTTGTTGTCGTCTTGCTGTATCTTCTGCTGAAAAGGCGCTTCATTATCGGCAAAAGTAATCCGAAACCCGCTCATTCGCCGCAGGAACTTCGCGAACAACTATCTGCGATACTCAAACAAGGTTACGGTTTCGACGTTCAGGGTCTCACAAGAAAGGAGCTGACGCAGGCGATGGAAAAACAGGGAGTCGATGACACTTTTTTGGCAAAGCTGCTTGTTTTGCTCGATGAACTCGACAGACTGGAGTTCGCACCCGGCGAACCCGATGCAGAAGAACTCGAAAACCTACGGCAGAAGTGCAACACCCTCTCAACTACTGTACGCTCCCGACCTTCCAGATCGGAACGGACTTCTTGA
- a CDS encoding molybdenum cofactor biosynthesis protein MoaE: protein MVSVSVSGKRIDGWSFDLQPDPRVGAELVFNGQVRGIEKDEKIGALVYEQYEGMAQKELEKIGREAVQRFGIIDIHCVHRIGTIPVGEAAIVVLIRSVHRHEAFDAMSWFMDELKKSVPIWKVGSVQ, encoded by the coding sequence ATGGTATCGGTGAGCGTAAGCGGAAAACGAATCGACGGCTGGAGCTTCGATCTCCAGCCCGATCCTCGGGTTGGGGCCGAACTGGTTTTTAACGGACAGGTTCGAGGTATTGAAAAGGATGAGAAGATCGGGGCGCTTGTGTATGAGCAGTATGAGGGAATGGCGCAGAAAGAACTTGAAAAAATCGGCAGAGAGGCCGTTCAAAGGTTCGGTATCATCGATATCCACTGCGTTCATCGTATTGGAACCATTCCGGTAGGAGAAGCTGCGATTGTCGTTTTGATTCGTTCGGTGCACCGCCACGAAGCATTCGACGCCATGAGCTGGTTCATGGATGAGCTCAAGAAGTCCGTTCCGATCTGGAAGGTCGGGAGCGTACAGTAG
- a CDS encoding MoaD/ThiS family protein: protein MDITVKCFAAARDVLARGEFHMEVPEGTTIEVAEQEIRKLSAQLAEMPFMLALNMEYPAEGTLVKEGDELAIIPPVSGG, encoded by the coding sequence ATGGACATAACCGTAAAATGTTTTGCAGCCGCACGTGATGTTCTCGCCCGCGGTGAGTTTCATATGGAAGTTCCCGAAGGAACAACCATCGAGGTAGCGGAACAGGAAATCAGGAAACTTTCTGCACAGCTTGCCGAAATGCCATTCATGCTCGCTCTCAATATGGAGTATCCTGCAGAAGGTACCCTGGTGAAAGAGGGGGATGAACTGGCGATTATTCCACCAGTCAGCGGAGGGTAG
- the glp gene encoding gephyrin-like molybdotransferase Glp, which produces MITVKEAHERIAVSVKKLPVEEKPLNSAQGQVLAEDICAGFQLPRFDNAAMDGFAVQWEDIRDASQEHPAVLKVTEEIAAGAQPGLPVVAGSCAQIMTGAPMPKGADTVVIFEHTSGFGGSEVKVFKAPEFCANVRYAGEEVRPGEVLLKRGERLTPAELGVLAAFGRSVVPVYRRPRIGIITVGDELRSPGERLEGAAIYNSNGYSLGSCAIAAGAQISGQWQVPDDVAVIREALVEALSASDLLVTAGGISTGEYDYMQELLTGLGIEQEFWKVVQKPGKPFFFGKGDDGKMVFGLPGNPVSALVCFLEYCMPTLSAMQNSGYHGKIEAELVEPFPADKKRYRFLFGRIWQKKGRLFCKVSPKIESHMITSLVGANCLIEAPASLQPLSAGNAVTCNVLPWSSLDE; this is translated from the coding sequence ATGATAACCGTCAAGGAAGCACATGAGAGGATCGCCGTTTCGGTTAAAAAACTGCCGGTAGAGGAAAAACCCCTGAACTCGGCTCAGGGGCAGGTGCTTGCAGAAGATATTTGCGCGGGGTTTCAACTGCCGCGTTTCGACAATGCAGCCATGGATGGGTTTGCCGTGCAATGGGAGGATATACGCGATGCCTCGCAAGAGCATCCTGCGGTACTGAAGGTAACCGAGGAGATAGCTGCCGGTGCACAGCCCGGACTACCGGTTGTTGCGGGAAGCTGCGCCCAGATCATGACGGGAGCTCCGATGCCGAAAGGTGCCGATACGGTAGTTATCTTCGAGCACACAAGCGGATTTGGAGGTTCGGAGGTCAAGGTCTTCAAGGCGCCCGAGTTTTGTGCCAATGTGCGCTATGCAGGGGAAGAGGTCCGGCCGGGAGAGGTGCTTTTGAAGCGAGGTGAGCGCTTGACTCCCGCTGAGCTTGGAGTGCTTGCAGCGTTCGGCAGATCGGTTGTTCCTGTCTATCGCCGTCCCAGGATCGGAATCATTACGGTCGGTGATGAACTTCGCAGCCCGGGGGAGCGGCTTGAAGGAGCGGCTATCTATAACAGTAACGGTTATTCACTCGGTTCCTGCGCTATAGCGGCAGGGGCTCAAATCTCCGGACAGTGGCAGGTTCCCGATGATGTCGCTGTTATTCGCGAGGCCCTTGTGGAGGCACTGTCGGCCAGCGATCTGCTCGTCACCGCTGGTGGGATTTCGACCGGGGAGTATGATTACATGCAGGAGCTGCTTACCGGTCTTGGCATAGAGCAGGAGTTCTGGAAGGTTGTCCAGAAACCGGGCAAGCCTTTCTTTTTCGGTAAGGGAGACGATGGAAAAATGGTTTTCGGGCTGCCGGGCAATCCTGTCTCGGCGCTGGTATGTTTTCTCGAATACTGTATGCCGACGCTTTCAGCCATGCAGAACAGCGGGTATCACGGAAAAATAGAAGCTGAGCTGGTAGAGCCGTTTCCTGCCGATAAAAAACGGTACCGTTTTCTGTTCGGCAGGATATGGCAGAAAAAGGGCAGGCTTTTTTGCAAGGTCAGCCCGAAAATCGAGTCGCATATGATCACTTCGCTGGTCGGTGCGAATTGCCTGATCGAAGCTCCGGCTTCCTTGCAGCCGTTGTCTGCCGGAAATGCCGTTACCTGTAATGTATTGCCCTGGAGCTCCCTCGATGAATAA
- the moaCB gene encoding bifunctional molybdenum cofactor biosynthesis protein MoaC/MoaB translates to MPEFSHLDEDGNVKMVDISMKPGTMRTARASGYITMKPETLLLLKENDLPKGNVLVTAKIAGIQAAKRTSGLVPLCHQLNLAWIDIDFTLEADRIAIAATVKTKEATGVEMEALTAVTVAALTVYDMCKAVDKSMEIGGVKLEMKTGGKSGVSTVYRPRTAILVVSDSIAAGRSVDKSGQILREGFEQAGCPVEGCRIVADEPADIAAVVEEWVREELELVITCGGTGLGPRDVTVETLLPKFTRRLPGVEQALFQWGQGKIKTAMLSRLAAGTIGASVVICLPGSVGAAKDALEVLVPVLFHAFEMMQGEGHK, encoded by the coding sequence ATGCCAGAGTTTTCGCATCTCGATGAGGATGGCAACGTAAAGATGGTCGATATATCGATGAAGCCCGGTACCATGCGTACGGCTCGTGCTTCGGGGTACATCACCATGAAGCCTGAAACCCTGCTTCTTTTGAAAGAGAACGACTTGCCGAAAGGCAATGTGCTGGTCACCGCCAAGATTGCAGGCATACAGGCGGCCAAAAGGACGTCCGGTCTTGTGCCGCTTTGTCATCAGCTCAATCTTGCCTGGATCGATATCGATTTTACCCTTGAAGCCGATCGCATCGCAATTGCGGCAACGGTGAAAACCAAAGAAGCGACCGGTGTTGAAATGGAGGCATTGACAGCCGTGACGGTTGCGGCACTTACTGTTTACGACATGTGCAAGGCGGTTGACAAGTCCATGGAGATCGGGGGCGTCAAGCTTGAGATGAAGACTGGGGGAAAAAGTGGGGTATCGACCGTTTACAGGCCTCGTACAGCCATACTTGTGGTTTCGGATTCCATTGCTGCCGGTAGATCGGTGGACAAGTCCGGCCAGATATTGAGAGAAGGATTCGAGCAGGCGGGCTGCCCCGTTGAAGGATGCAGGATCGTGGCTGACGAGCCGGCCGATATAGCTGCTGTTGTAGAGGAATGGGTTCGGGAAGAGCTTGAGTTGGTGATTACCTGTGGAGGAACCGGGCTTGGCCCGAGAGATGTGACTGTCGAAACACTGCTGCCGAAATTTACGAGAAGGCTGCCCGGTGTCGAACAGGCGCTTTTTCAGTGGGGCCAGGGTAAGATAAAAACGGCAATGCTCTCCCGGCTGGCAGCCGGTACGATTGGGGCCTCGGTTGTTATCTGTCTGCCCGGAAGCGTGGGCGCGGCGAAAGATGCTCTCGAAGTTCTTGTGCCGGTACTGTTCCATGCATTCGAGATGATGCAGGGGGAGGGCCACAAATGA
- the moaA gene encoding GTP 3',8-cyclase MoaA produces the protein MNEAREKMPALVDRYNRGVRYVRVSVTSRCNLRCVYCMREEHCDRTVVAEELDYQEICRIIEALAALGVRKVRFTGGEPLLRDDIVDLVRYAKAVDGIETVVLTTNGVLLGQYLDRFLEAGLDGINFSLDTFDEDRYKAITRRNLLADVLGNLESLLRHADMLQVKINVLLLRGINSGELGRFADLTRQWPVTVRFMELMPFDDHQIWRTGKFMGADKILEVLSDLYPALESTQGHATEHFSFHLPGSRGKIAIIPAFTRNFCSQCNRLRITSSGRIMSCLYAKNGVDILAALRDGADNEQLEALFQKALDMKPRDGREAGGKAPRTSMSEIGG, from the coding sequence ATGAATGAAGCAAGGGAAAAGATGCCGGCGCTGGTAGACCGCTATAACCGTGGCGTTCGGTATGTGCGTGTTTCGGTGACCTCGCGCTGTAACCTTCGTTGTGTCTACTGCATGCGTGAAGAGCATTGTGATCGGACTGTGGTGGCTGAAGAACTTGATTATCAGGAGATTTGCCGGATAATCGAAGCGCTGGCAGCATTGGGTGTCAGAAAAGTCCGCTTTACAGGGGGTGAGCCTCTCTTGCGTGACGATATCGTCGATCTGGTGCGTTATGCAAAGGCTGTAGACGGAATAGAAACTGTCGTGCTGACTACAAACGGTGTCTTGCTCGGTCAATATCTCGACAGGTTTCTCGAAGCCGGTCTCGACGGTATCAATTTCAGCCTCGATACCTTTGATGAAGACCGTTACAAAGCGATTACCAGAAGAAACCTTTTAGCGGATGTTCTGGGAAATCTCGAATCATTGCTTCGCCATGCCGATATGCTGCAAGTGAAGATCAACGTGTTGTTACTGCGAGGCATCAACTCCGGTGAACTCGGCAGGTTTGCCGATCTGACTCGCCAATGGCCGGTTACCGTCCGGTTTATGGAGCTGATGCCTTTTGACGATCATCAGATATGGCGTACGGGGAAGTTCATGGGAGCGGACAAGATACTGGAGGTGCTCAGTGACCTATACCCGGCTCTGGAGTCTACACAAGGGCACGCTACAGAACATTTCAGCTTTCATCTGCCGGGAAGCCGGGGGAAAATCGCTATTATTCCGGCATTTACCCGTAATTTCTGTAGCCAATGCAACCGTTTGCGGATCACATCGTCCGGCAGAATCATGAGCTGCCTTTATGCCAAGAATGGTGTCGATATACTTGCTGCTTTACGCGACGGTGCCGATAACGAGCAGCTTGAAGCTCTCTTTCAGAAGGCTCTCGATATGAAGCCGAGAGATGGGAGAGAGGCTGGAGGAAAGGCTCCGAGAACCAGCATGTCGGAAATAGGGGGATAA
- a CDS encoding glycerophosphodiester phosphodiesterase family protein, with protein MLHHFLEIHAHRGARSFFPENTIPAFLKAVELGVEAIELDLCVSGDNQVVVSHDPYMQAGLCTAPNGRVLTKSDEKRYLLYTMKYADIVRFDCGRPSAEFPGQQEISAVKPLLADVFRLVERYGKELCEERGMIYNLEVKSRIDGDGVRHPAPGEYAELVAAVIEQSGVASRTRVQSFDARIIEEIGKFLPSLALGLLVGMGQDPETELDKLRFKPDYLNPFFPMVDATLVKKLHDRDIGIVPWTVNSPEEMKALAAMGVDGIITDCPERAVEVLHE; from the coding sequence ATGTTACACCATTTCTTGGAAATTCATGCCCACCGGGGAGCCCGCTCGTTTTTTCCGGAAAACACCATTCCTGCGTTTTTAAAGGCTGTTGAACTTGGGGTAGAGGCAATCGAGCTCGATCTCTGTGTTTCCGGAGATAACCAGGTGGTTGTTTCCCACGATCCCTATATGCAGGCCGGGCTTTGTACTGCACCAAATGGCAGGGTGTTGACAAAGAGCGATGAAAAGCGGTACTTGCTCTATACCATGAAGTATGCTGATATTGTCCGTTTTGACTGCGGACGGCCTTCAGCTGAATTTCCCGGTCAGCAAGAAATTTCCGCAGTGAAACCGCTGTTAGCCGATGTTTTCCGTCTGGTTGAGCGTTATGGTAAAGAATTGTGTGAGGAGCGCGGAATGATTTACAATCTTGAGGTGAAGTCCCGGATAGATGGTGATGGTGTCAGGCACCCTGCACCCGGTGAGTATGCAGAGCTTGTTGCCGCTGTTATTGAACAATCGGGTGTTGCTTCACGTACCAGAGTGCAATCGTTCGATGCTCGAATCATCGAGGAGATAGGGAAGTTTTTACCGTCACTCGCTCTCGGGCTGCTGGTCGGGATGGGACAGGATCCGGAAACAGAACTCGACAAGCTAAGGTTTAAACCGGATTACCTCAACCCGTTTTTCCCGATGGTTGACGCTACCCTTGTCAAGAAACTTCATGACCGGGATATCGGCATTGTTCCCTGGACGGTAAATTCACCTGAAGAGATGAAAGCGCTGGCGGCTATGGGGGTTGACGGCATTATTACCGATTGCCCTGAGCGTGCTGTGGAGGTTTTACATGAATGA
- a CDS encoding RsbRD N-terminal domain-containing protein, which produces MLLINRFIGLIEDHAESLSIKWVEEVRSNSLTGGYAKLSKKDLHDSVFGRFRKLGTWVAKQENIDTEIAQNFCEIGEARAQAGIRSSEMVYSLILERDMLFQYIKDQGIITEGIDLNRALQFGEQLNYFYDKAIYFALVGYERVACSAETTDGDSEFKKTVEGFKHWLIRE; this is translated from the coding sequence ATGTTGCTTATTAATCGTTTTATTGGCCTTATTGAGGATCATGCCGAATCACTTTCGATCAAGTGGGTCGAAGAGGTGCGTTCCAATTCGCTGACCGGCGGTTACGCGAAGTTATCGAAAAAAGATCTACATGACAGTGTCTTTGGCCGTTTCAGAAAACTCGGAACATGGGTGGCGAAGCAGGAAAATATCGATACGGAGATCGCCCAGAACTTCTGTGAAATAGGTGAAGCGCGTGCTCAAGCCGGTATAAGGTCCAGTGAAATGGTGTACTCCCTTATTCTCGAGCGGGACATGCTGTTCCAGTACATCAAGGATCAAGGCATTATTACGGAAGGCATCGATCTCAACCGTGCCCTTCAGTTTGGCGAACAGCTTAACTATTTCTACGACAAGGCTATTTACTTCGCTCTTGTCGGTTATGAACGGGTTGCCTGTTCAGCTGAAACTACCGATGGAGACAGTGAGTTCAAAAAGACGGTCGAGGGCTTCAAGCACTGGTTGATTCGGGAGTGA
- a CDS encoding YqaE/Pmp3 family membrane protein, whose protein sequence is MIDIRKWILAVICPPAAILDREVGTIMLVGLLTALFWVPGVVAALFLLIQQQIQRRQPQV, encoded by the coding sequence ATGATAGATATTCGTAAATGGATCCTTGCCGTCATCTGCCCCCCAGCCGCCATTCTTGACAGAGAAGTGGGAACGATTATGCTTGTGGGACTTTTAACAGCTCTATTCTGGGTTCCCGGCGTTGTTGCAGCACTTTTTCTCTTGATCCAGCAACAAATCCAGCGCCGTCAGCCGCAGGTATAA
- the mobAB gene encoding bifunctional molybdenum cofactor guanylyltransferase MobA/molybdopterin-guanine dinucleotide biosynthesis adaptor protein MobB, whose product MNITPDVTFHPFEIAFCGFSNSGKTTLISRLVSLFSKSYSVGYYKHGCHRFDIDREGKDSFVVSQSGATTVMLSDPERHALVSNAGSDPLLEKTGLLHADFLLVEGLKELPLPKLVVVDRDHRILDLLGKKTLKNVIALIAPDPASIPDAYGLPVFHRDRTEEIAEFILTFFHGMVSNRQLFGLVLAGGESKRMGEDKALLTYHTEVQIEHTAAMLLKHCKEVYLSCRYDQQNSYSKYGIPLVPDSYLGIGPLGGLLSAQKRFPEASWLVTACDLPFLDHTLLGELVVERNPFSFATAYHHAGRKPEPLCTIYEPKSRLPLILRHATGNNSLRSFLEDSRIHYLSIKDPRSLHNINTPEERKQVIESLSMRGKTQ is encoded by the coding sequence ATGAACATTACGCCGGATGTTACATTTCACCCATTTGAAATAGCGTTTTGTGGATTTTCCAACTCAGGGAAAACAACGCTGATATCCCGTCTTGTCTCTCTGTTCAGCAAAAGCTATTCAGTCGGATACTATAAGCATGGCTGCCACCGTTTCGATATCGACCGTGAGGGTAAGGACTCTTTCGTCGTGAGTCAATCCGGAGCGACAACAGTAATGCTGTCCGACCCTGAAAGACACGCTCTGGTCAGTAATGCCGGTTCTGATCCTCTCCTGGAAAAAACAGGACTGCTTCACGCTGATTTTCTCCTTGTCGAGGGCTTGAAGGAACTCCCTTTACCGAAACTGGTTGTCGTTGATCGCGATCACAGGATACTTGATCTGCTCGGAAAAAAAACGCTGAAAAATGTTATCGCACTGATAGCTCCCGATCCGGCATCGATTCCCGATGCATACGGTCTTCCTGTATTTCACCGGGACCGCACCGAAGAAATCGCCGAGTTTATTCTCACTTTTTTTCATGGCATGGTCAGTAACCGGCAGCTGTTCGGACTGGTGCTGGCAGGGGGGGAAAGCAAACGAATGGGAGAGGACAAAGCCCTTCTCACCTACCATACAGAGGTGCAGATCGAACACACGGCAGCAATGCTGTTGAAACATTGCAAAGAGGTTTACCTGTCCTGCCGATACGATCAGCAGAACTCATATAGCAAGTATGGCATCCCCCTTGTGCCTGACAGTTACTTGGGTATCGGTCCTCTCGGAGGACTGCTTTCCGCTCAAAAACGTTTTCCCGAGGCCTCATGGCTTGTTACGGCATGCGACCTGCCATTTCTGGATCACACTCTTCTGGGTGAACTCGTTGTCGAACGAAACCCGTTTTCTTTTGCAACGGCATACCATCATGCCGGAAGAAAACCCGAACCGCTCTGCACAATATATGAACCGAAAAGCAGGTTGCCACTTATCCTTCGGCATGCAACGGGCAACAATTCCTTGCGGTCATTTCTCGAAGATTCTCGCATTCATTACCTTTCAATAAAAGATCCCCGCAGCCTGCATAACATTAACACTCCTGAAGAACGGAAGCAGGTCATCGAGTCTCTTTCAATGCGGGGAAAAACGCAGTAG
- a CDS encoding universal stress protein, with protein MKLLAALDFSDVTDNVVAAIRKLVCASSASVTLLHVIDEDKQDIEFHPTIEPHYQPPQKYYHEPDSSEEGDAVPILHHKNFKKLQNIADLLDKEGIETSLSIVHGNAAKTIIEHAEKEQADFILLGSHGHKTLYQLIVGTVCSGVVSDSGIPVIIVPKKAGKKPEA; from the coding sequence ATGAAACTACTCGCAGCTCTGGATTTTTCAGATGTAACAGACAATGTTGTTGCAGCCATACGGAAACTCGTCTGCGCTTCATCGGCAAGCGTCACCCTGCTGCATGTCATCGACGAGGATAAGCAGGACATCGAGTTTCATCCGACGATCGAACCCCACTACCAGCCCCCGCAAAAATACTACCATGAACCCGATTCATCCGAAGAAGGCGATGCCGTACCGATACTCCATCATAAGAACTTCAAGAAACTGCAGAACATCGCCGACCTCCTCGACAAAGAGGGGATAGAAACATCTTTATCGATCGTACATGGAAATGCCGCCAAAACAATCATCGAACATGCCGAAAAAGAGCAAGCCGACTTTATTCTGCTCGGCTCACATGGGCACAAGACCCTCTACCAGCTTATCGTCGGCACCGTCTGTTCGGGAGTGGTAAGCGATTCCGGCATTCCGGTAATCATTGTACCGAAAAAAGCAGGCAAGAAACCGGAAGCCTGA
- the nqrF gene encoding NADH:ubiquinone reductase (Na(+)-transporting) subunit F: protein MLVALSAVLVFVAVVILLVALLNTAANKLLPQGKVAITINDNDENTLSVNAGRSLLSTLSDEKIFIPSACGGGGTCGMCKCRITEGGGQVLPTELNHISRSEVKQDIRLSCQVKVREPMKIYLPEEIFSIRQWECTVRSNRSVATFIKELVLELPEKENLEFKAGGYIQIDIPEYPDILFSELKIAEEYRNDWDKYNMWQLVSRNEEETFRAYSMANHPAEGNVIMLNVRIATPPPSLMDSAPPGVGSSYIFNLKPGDRVRVSGPYGEFFIRDSEREMVYIGGGAGMAPMRSHIFHLFKTLKTGRKVSFWYGARSRKEMFYDDEFRAIADAFPNFTYHVSLSNPLAGDNWNGFTGFIHTVLYENYLKDHEEPEEIEYYMCGPPVMVSSVETMLYNLGVEKEMISYDEFS from the coding sequence ATGCTTGTTGCTCTTTCGGCTGTTCTGGTTTTTGTTGCGGTGGTCATTCTGCTTGTTGCCTTGCTGAATACCGCTGCCAACAAGCTGCTGCCACAGGGAAAGGTTGCGATTACCATCAATGACAACGATGAGAATACCCTGTCAGTCAATGCCGGTCGCAGCTTGTTGTCTACATTGTCGGATGAAAAGATTTTCATCCCTTCTGCGTGTGGCGGGGGTGGAACCTGTGGCATGTGCAAATGCCGGATTACCGAAGGAGGAGGGCAGGTGCTGCCTACTGAACTGAATCACATTTCCCGCTCGGAGGTCAAGCAGGATATTCGACTATCCTGCCAGGTGAAAGTCCGCGAACCGATGAAAATATATCTCCCCGAAGAGATATTCAGTATCCGCCAATGGGAATGTACGGTTCGCTCCAACCGTAGTGTAGCGACATTTATCAAAGAACTTGTCCTTGAACTTCCTGAAAAAGAAAACCTCGAGTTCAAGGCAGGTGGGTATATCCAGATCGATATCCCGGAATACCCGGACATACTGTTTTCGGAGCTTAAAATCGCGGAAGAGTATCGGAATGACTGGGATAAGTACAACATGTGGCAGCTTGTAAGCCGGAACGAAGAGGAAACGTTCAGGGCTTATTCCATGGCCAATCATCCGGCTGAAGGCAATGTCATCATGCTGAATGTTCGTATTGCAACACCTCCTCCCAGTCTCATGGACAGTGCGCCGCCGGGAGTGGGTTCTTCTTATATTTTCAATCTCAAGCCGGGTGACCGGGTGCGCGTTTCCGGCCCTTATGGAGAGTTTTTCATCCGGGACTCGGAAAGGGAAATGGTGTATATCGGAGGGGGGGCCGGAATGGCTCCGATGCGTTCTCATATCTTCCATCTTTTTAAAACATTGAAAACCGGTCGCAAGGTTTCTTTCTGGTATGGTGCTCGGTCCCGTAAGGAGATGTTCTATGATGATGAGTTCAGGGCTATTGCAGACGCGTTTCCGAACTTTACCTACCATGTCTCGCTTTCAAATCCTTTAGCCGGAGATAACTGGAACGGATTTACGGGTTTCATCCATACGGTGCTGTACGAGAACTATCTCAAGGATCATGAAGAACCCGAAGAGATCGAGTACTACATGTGCGGTCCTCCGGTCATGGTTTCTTCTGTAGAAACAATGCTTTACAATCTGGGGGTGGAGAAAGAGATGATATCGTACGATGAGTTTTCCTGA
- the nqrE gene encoding NADH:ubiquinone reductase (Na(+)-transporting) subunit E: MDALSHYLSLAVETIFIKNILLAYFLGMCSFLAISKKVETSIGLGFAVVFVNGITVPVNWMISHYLLEKGALQWTGITGMEEVDLSFLTFIVFIATIAAMVQLVEMTLDRVSPTLYQSLGIFLPLIAVNCAILGSSLFMVEREYDLMEAAVFGTSAGVGFFLAIVTLATMRYKLKYSNVPKGLRGLGIAMLLTGLISMAYMSFSGIDL; the protein is encoded by the coding sequence ATGGACGCCTTATCCCACTATCTGAGTCTTGCTGTTGAAACGATATTTATCAAGAACATCCTGCTTGCCTACTTTCTCGGGATGTGCTCCTTCCTTGCCATATCGAAAAAAGTCGAAACCTCGATCGGTCTCGGATTTGCTGTCGTGTTTGTCAACGGGATCACTGTCCCTGTAAACTGGATGATCAGTCACTACTTACTGGAAAAGGGGGCCTTGCAATGGACCGGAATTACCGGAATGGAGGAGGTGGATCTGAGTTTTCTGACATTTATCGTCTTCATTGCAACCATAGCAGCGATGGTGCAGCTTGTGGAAATGACGCTTGACAGGGTCAGTCCCACGCTTTATCAGTCTCTTGGTATCTTTCTGCCGCTGATAGCTGTTAACTGTGCAATTCTCGGTTCTTCGCTTTTTATGGTCGAACGGGAATACGACCTTATGGAAGCTGCGGTGTTTGGCACAAGTGCAGGAGTCGGTTTTTTTCTCGCGATCGTGACACTTGCAACCATGCGTTACAAACTGAAATACTCCAATGTACCGAAAGGACTTCGGGGGTTGGGTATAGCAATGCTCCTGACAGGGCTGATTTCCATGGCATATATGTCGTTTTCCGGCATTGACCTTTAG